A window of the Gemmatirosa kalamazoonensis genome harbors these coding sequences:
- the bshC gene encoding bacillithiol biosynthesis cysteine-adding enzyme BshC: MSPGAAPRVSSVTGAPVIGRDATPLAAPDGTLEVRSEPLGGSPLSRAAQVGMAPEGWFEPVPASSGEWLRRVGRVREQFAAGAWLELLAPAFDAHGRAAERLQSVAAGAGVIVTTGQQPGLFGGPLYTLSKALGARALADVLEESTGIPVAPVFWAATDDADFAEASHTIVAGPHGAVELRATSTAPEGTPMSAVPLGDDVIPLLETLRGAAGSVSYAPALAAVEAAYRSGATVGGAYVALMRALLEPLGIAVLDASHEATREASFHLLRRALLQAADIERAVAKRGADIRAAGFTPQVEEVAGLSLVFRYDASGRKARVPVADARALVTRVKHHELGPNVLLRPVVERTILPTVAYAAGPGELSYFAQVSAVAGALGASTPLAVPRWSGTVIEPHVRRALARLGIDVDDLAAPDAAEGRRARARMPADVRAALDGLRADVDGRVDALRRAEDGRASVPAPVLDGARNALRHRIDRLERRYLAALKRRDDEAARDFTTARAALYPLGKRQERALNPVPLLARHGPALWEAMLARARAHATSLVERGHPPRHDG, encoded by the coding sequence ATGTCGCCGGGCGCGGCGCCGCGCGTGTCGAGCGTGACCGGCGCGCCCGTGATCGGCCGCGACGCCACGCCGCTGGCGGCGCCGGACGGCACGCTCGAGGTGCGGAGCGAGCCCCTCGGCGGCTCGCCGCTGTCACGCGCGGCGCAGGTCGGGATGGCGCCCGAAGGCTGGTTCGAGCCGGTGCCGGCGTCGTCCGGCGAGTGGCTGCGGCGCGTGGGCCGGGTCCGCGAGCAGTTCGCGGCGGGCGCGTGGCTGGAGCTGCTCGCGCCCGCGTTCGACGCGCACGGGCGCGCGGCCGAGCGGCTGCAGTCGGTCGCGGCGGGTGCGGGCGTGATCGTCACGACCGGTCAGCAGCCGGGGCTGTTCGGCGGGCCGCTCTACACGCTCAGCAAGGCGCTCGGCGCGCGCGCGCTCGCCGACGTGCTCGAGGAGTCGACCGGCATTCCCGTCGCGCCGGTGTTCTGGGCGGCGACCGACGATGCCGACTTCGCCGAGGCGAGCCACACGATCGTCGCGGGGCCGCACGGCGCCGTCGAGCTGCGCGCGACTTCGACCGCGCCTGAGGGCACGCCGATGAGCGCCGTGCCGCTCGGCGACGACGTGATCCCGCTGCTGGAGACGCTGCGCGGCGCCGCCGGCTCGGTGTCGTACGCGCCGGCGCTCGCCGCGGTCGAGGCAGCGTACCGATCCGGGGCGACGGTGGGCGGCGCGTACGTCGCGCTCATGCGGGCGCTGCTCGAGCCGTTAGGCATCGCGGTGCTCGACGCGTCGCACGAGGCGACGCGCGAGGCGAGCTTCCACCTGCTGCGCCGCGCGCTGCTGCAGGCGGCGGACATCGAGCGCGCGGTCGCGAAGCGCGGCGCCGACATCCGCGCCGCGGGCTTCACGCCGCAGGTGGAGGAGGTGGCGGGGCTGTCGCTCGTCTTCCGCTACGACGCGAGCGGCCGCAAGGCCCGCGTGCCCGTCGCCGACGCGCGCGCGCTCGTGACGCGCGTGAAGCACCACGAGCTCGGTCCGAACGTGCTGCTGCGTCCCGTGGTGGAGCGCACGATCCTGCCGACGGTGGCGTACGCGGCCGGGCCGGGCGAGCTGTCGTACTTCGCGCAGGTGAGCGCCGTGGCCGGCGCGTTAGGCGCGTCGACGCCGCTCGCCGTGCCGCGCTGGTCGGGCACGGTGATCGAGCCGCACGTCCGTCGCGCGCTCGCCCGCCTGGGCATCGACGTCGACGATCTCGCCGCGCCGGACGCCGCCGAAGGACGCCGCGCACGCGCGCGCATGCCGGCCGACGTGCGCGCCGCGCTCGACGGGCTCCGTGCCGACGTGGATGGACGCGTCGACGCGCTGCGCCGGGCCGAGGATGGCCGCGCGTCGGTTCCCGCTCCGGTGCTCGACGGCGCGCGCAACGCGCTGCGCCACCGCATCGACCGGCTGGAGCGCCGGTATCTCGCCGCGCTGAAGCGGCGCGACGACGAGGCGGCGCGCGACTTCACGACGGCCCGCGCGGCACTGTATCCGTTAGGCAAGCGGCAGGAGCGTGCGCTCAATCCGGTGCCGCTGCTCGCGCGACATGGACCGGCGCTGTGGGAGGCGATGCTCGCGCGCGCGCGAGCGCACGCGACGTCGCTCGTGGAGCGCGGCCACCCTCCGCGGCACGACGGATGA